The following are encoded in a window of Perca fluviatilis chromosome 21, GENO_Pfluv_1.0, whole genome shotgun sequence genomic DNA:
- the klhl11 gene encoding kelch-like protein 11, translating to MAAAAEAPEDRSSGAQGALTGDGEPEEAEEFTCSAYCSELSRRQNEQRKSGLFCDVTLVFSSCGVSEERVQTLTAHRSVLSAASQYFTLLLGGQFSESLSGRVELKGWSSSTGPDPETVESVLQFMYTGQIGVTTANVHEVLELADRFLLAQLKNFCGEFLMKKVNLSNCVAVHSLAHMYTLDQLAQGAAKTIRRNFHKIIRNEEFFTLPFHLVRDWLSDSGITVDSEQELFEAIVKWVHQNAEEREKYFDELFRLLRLPQISPTYLTQVVRKEPFVANNAACQQLVSDALEVHAVHFENLKSADLELCASYMAAMQPRLGQNMDVIMVVGGVSEGGDYLSECVGYFVAEDRWVNLPHIHNHLDGHAIAVSDSHVYVAGSMEPGFAKTVERFNPSLNTWEQVSSLTTRKHSFGLTCVKDLLYSIGGHGNFSPGFKDVTVYEPEQDEWHNLEPAPKILRDVKTVSVEDRYIYVMARTPVDMDNEDGLSTVTTCYDTESHKWQEVESLPLIDNYCSFQMAVASTNFYHTASCCAKSYKVTAEAAQQKISRNISDDILDSLPPEVLSMEGTAVCYLGEDIFIIGGWRNCNNMDKQYRKEAYSYCAERKRWMLLPPLPQPRCRAAACHVRIPYHYLRGCQHYPMPQNLARQRDRMQQMQQLHRRTLTLRRQLQSQIEC from the exons ATGGCAGCGGCAGCAGAAGCGCCAGAGGACCGGAGCAGCGGCGCACAGGGAGCGCTAACAGGTGACGGGGAACCTGAGGAGGCCGAGGAGTTCACCTGCTCGGCCTACTGCTCGGAGCTCTCCCGGAGGCAGAACGAGCAGAGGAAGTCGGGGCTGTTCTGCGACGTGACACTGGTCTTCAGCTCCTGTGGGGTGTCTGAGGAGAGGGTCCAGACCTTAACCGCCCACCGCTCAGTGTTATCCGCGGCGTCGCAGTACTTCACGCTGCTGCTGGGCGGACAGTTTTCAGAGTCTCTATCAGGGCGAGTGGAGCTCAAAGGATGGAGCTCGTCAACGGGACCCGACCCAGAAACTGTTGAAAGTGTCCTACAGTTCATGTACACTGGACAAATCGGGGTAACCACTGCAAATGTGCATGAAGTGTTGGAACTTGCCGAcag GTTCCTGTTGGCGCAGCTGAAGAACTTCTGCGGAGAGTTTCTGATGAAGAAGGTGAACTTATCCAACTGTGTAGCAGTGCACAGCCTCGCCCACATGTACACCTTGGACCAGCTGGCCCAGGGAGCCGCCAAGACGATTAGAAGAAACTTCCACAAAATAATCCGCAACGAGGAATTCTTCACGCTGCCATTTCACCTGGTACGGGACTGGCTGTCAGACTCAGGAATCACTGTGGATTCTGAACAGGAGTTGTTTGAGGCCATAGTAAAATGGGTGCACCAAAacgcagaggagagagagaagtatTTTGACGAGCTGTTCAGACTTTTAAGGCTGCCTCAGATTTCTCCTACCTACCTGACACAGGTGGTGAGAAAAGAACCCTTTGTGGCAAACAATGCAGCTTGTCAGCAGCTGGTCTCTGACGCCCTTGAGGTCCACGCTGTTCACTTCGAGAACCTCAAGTCAGCTGATTTAGAGCTCTGTGCGTCCTACATGGCAGCGATGCAGCCCCGTCTTGGCCAGAACATGGATGTAATCATGGTAGTGGGTGGTGTTTCAGAAGGTGGAGACTatctgagtgagtgtgtgggCTACTTTGTTGCTGAGGACCGTTGGGTAAACCTGCCACACATTCACAACCACCTTGATGGACATGCCATCGCAGTCAGTGACAGCCATGTCTATGTGGCAGGCTCCATGGAGCCAGGCTTCGCCAAGACGGTGGAGCGCTTCAACCCCAGCCTCAACACCTGGGAGCAGGTCAGCAGCCTGACCACCCGCAAGCACTCCTTCGGCCTCACGTGTGTCAAAGACTTACTCTACAGCATCGGTGGTCATGGCAACTTCAGTCCAGGCTTTAAGGATGTTACTGTCTACGAGCCTGAGCAGGATGAGTGGCACAATCTCGAGCCAGCACCGAAGATACTACGAGATGTAAAAACGGTAAGCGTGGAGGACCGCTACATATACGTGATGGCCAGGACTCCTGTAGACATGGACAATGAGGATGGACTGAGCACTGTGACCACCTGCTACGATACAGAGAGTCACAAGTGGCAGGAAGTGGAGTCCTTACCGCTTATCGATAATTACTGTAGTTTTCAAATGGCTGTTGCATCCACCAACTTCTACCACACAGCTTCTTGTTGTGCAAAGAGCTACAAGGTAACAGCTGAGGCCGCTCAGCAGAAAATAAGCAGAAATATCTCTGACGACATCCTCGACAGTCTCCCTCCAGAGGTCCTCAGCATGGAAGGTACTGCTGTTTGCTACCTGGGTGAAGACATATTCATAATTGGCGGGTGGAGGAACTGCAACAACATGGACAAGCAGTACCGCAAGGAAGCCTACAGTTACTGTGCTGAGAGGAAGCGCTGGATGCTGCTGCCCCCCCTACCTCAGCCACGTTGCAGAGCCGCAGCCTGCCACGTTCGCATTCCATACCATTATCTTCGCGGCTGCCAGCACTACCCCATGCCCCAGAACCTGGCTCGCCAGCGAGACCGCATGCAACAGATGCAGCAGCTCCATCGCCGCACGCTCACTTTGCGCAGACAGCTGCAGTCTCAAATCGAATGTTGA
- the LOC120551814 gene encoding 7-methylguanosine phosphate-specific 5'-nucleotidase-like isoform X2: protein MIYHIPSIYTPVRSVLAIWHQLTKAEIPELAKCSVLMRERSRVEETIYAMQRAGAGSLQVISDFDMTLTRFAHNGKRVPTTHNILDNQLLIDEDCTKKMKELLNTYYPIEIDASRTAEEKLPLMVEWWTKVHELLIQQRIRKDMLAQAVRESSAMLREGYKVFFDRLTEQQVPLLIFSAGVGDVLEEVIRQNHVFLPNVHIISNYMDFDQTGVLRAFKGQLIHTFNKREGALSHAAGLRALQGRPNVLLLGDSLGDLTMADGVSEHQNLLTIGFLNDQVDERKESYINSFDIVLVKDETMDVPNAILRYITSSRYRK from the exons ATG ATATACCATATTCCCTCGATCTACACACCGGTGCGGTCCGTCTTGGCAATCTGGCACCAGCTGACGAAGGCTGAG ATCCCAGAGCTGGCCAAGTGCTCGGTGCTGATGAGGGAGCGCAGCAGAGTGGAGGAAACAATCTATGCAATGCAGCGAGCAGGTGCAGGCAGCCTGCAG GTAATCTCAGACTTTGATATGACGCTTACCAGATTTGCCCACAACGGAAAGAGAGTTCCCACCACGCACA ACATCCTGGATAACCAATTGTTGATCGATGAAGATtgcactaaaaag ATGAAGGAGCTGTTGAACACCTACTATCCCATAGAGATTGATGCTAGCAGGACTGCTGAAGAAAAGCTGCCTCTCATGGTGGAGTG GTGGACTAAAGTACATGAGCTGCTGATTCAGCAGAGGATCAGGAAGGACATGCTGGCCCAGGCTGTCAGGGAATCCAGCGCTATGCTCAG GGAGGGCTACAAAGTGTTTTTTGACCGTCTGACGGAGCAGCAGGTCCCTCTGTTGATCTTCTCGGCTGGTGTTGGAGACGTCTTGGAGGAGGTGATTCGACAGAACCACGTCTTCCTTCCCAATGTCCATATCATCTCCAACTACATGGACTTTGACCAGACT GGGGTCCTGCGAGCCTTTAAAGGCCAACTGATCCACACCTTCAACAAAAGGGAAGGTGCTCTGTCACATGCAGCTGGcctcagggcgctgcagggtcGACCCAacgtgctgctgctgggagaCTCTTTAGGAGACCTGACCATGGCTGACGGCGTTTCTGAGCACCAGAACCTCCTCACCATCGGCTTCCTCAACGACCAG GTAGACGAGAGAAAAGAGTCGTACATCAACTCCTTTGACATCGTGCTGGTGAAGGACGAGACGATGGACGTTCCCAATGCCATCCTCCGATACATTACCTCATCACGGTACAGGAAGTAA
- the LOC120551814 gene encoding 7-methylguanosine phosphate-specific 5'-nucleotidase-like isoform X3: protein MIYHIPSIYTPVRSVLAIWHQLTKAEIPELAKCSVLMRERSRVEETIYAMQRAGAGSLQVISDFDMTLTRFAHNGKRVPTTHNILDNQLLIDEDCTKKMKELLNTYYPIEIDASRTAEEKLPLMVEWWTKVHELLIQQRIRKDMLAQAVRESSAMLREGYKVFFDRLTEQQVPLLIFSAGVGDVLEEVIRQNHVFLPNVHIISNYMDFDQTGVLRAFKGQLIHTFNKREGALSHAAGLRALQGRPNVLLLGDSLGDLTMADGVSEHQNLLTIGFLNDQTREKSRTSTPLTSCW from the exons ATG ATATACCATATTCCCTCGATCTACACACCGGTGCGGTCCGTCTTGGCAATCTGGCACCAGCTGACGAAGGCTGAG ATCCCAGAGCTGGCCAAGTGCTCGGTGCTGATGAGGGAGCGCAGCAGAGTGGAGGAAACAATCTATGCAATGCAGCGAGCAGGTGCAGGCAGCCTGCAG GTAATCTCAGACTTTGATATGACGCTTACCAGATTTGCCCACAACGGAAAGAGAGTTCCCACCACGCACA ACATCCTGGATAACCAATTGTTGATCGATGAAGATtgcactaaaaag ATGAAGGAGCTGTTGAACACCTACTATCCCATAGAGATTGATGCTAGCAGGACTGCTGAAGAAAAGCTGCCTCTCATGGTGGAGTG GTGGACTAAAGTACATGAGCTGCTGATTCAGCAGAGGATCAGGAAGGACATGCTGGCCCAGGCTGTCAGGGAATCCAGCGCTATGCTCAG GGAGGGCTACAAAGTGTTTTTTGACCGTCTGACGGAGCAGCAGGTCCCTCTGTTGATCTTCTCGGCTGGTGTTGGAGACGTCTTGGAGGAGGTGATTCGACAGAACCACGTCTTCCTTCCCAATGTCCATATCATCTCCAACTACATGGACTTTGACCAGACT GGGGTCCTGCGAGCCTTTAAAGGCCAACTGATCCACACCTTCAACAAAAGGGAAGGTGCTCTGTCACATGCAGCTGGcctcagggcgctgcagggtcGACCCAacgtgctgctgctgggagaCTCTTTAGGAGACCTGACCATGGCTGACGGCGTTTCTGAGCACCAGAACCTCCTCACCATCGGCTTCCTCAACGACCAG ACGAGAGAAAAGAGTCGTACATCAACTCCTTTGACATCGTGCTGGTGA
- the LOC120551814 gene encoding 7-methylguanosine phosphate-specific 5'-nucleotidase-like isoform X1, translating to MQIYHIPSIYTPVRSVLAIWHQLTKAEIPELAKCSVLMRERSRVEETIYAMQRAGAGSLQVISDFDMTLTRFAHNGKRVPTTHNILDNQLLIDEDCTKKMKELLNTYYPIEIDASRTAEEKLPLMVEWWTKVHELLIQQRIRKDMLAQAVRESSAMLREGYKVFFDRLTEQQVPLLIFSAGVGDVLEEVIRQNHVFLPNVHIISNYMDFDQTGVLRAFKGQLIHTFNKREGALSHAAGLRALQGRPNVLLLGDSLGDLTMADGVSEHQNLLTIGFLNDQVDERKESYINSFDIVLVKDETMDVPNAILRYITSSRYRK from the exons ATGCAGATATACCATATTCCCTCGATCTACACACCGGTGCGGTCCGTCTTGGCAATCTGGCACCAGCTGACGAAGGCTGAG ATCCCAGAGCTGGCCAAGTGCTCGGTGCTGATGAGGGAGCGCAGCAGAGTGGAGGAAACAATCTATGCAATGCAGCGAGCAGGTGCAGGCAGCCTGCAG GTAATCTCAGACTTTGATATGACGCTTACCAGATTTGCCCACAACGGAAAGAGAGTTCCCACCACGCACA ACATCCTGGATAACCAATTGTTGATCGATGAAGATtgcactaaaaag ATGAAGGAGCTGTTGAACACCTACTATCCCATAGAGATTGATGCTAGCAGGACTGCTGAAGAAAAGCTGCCTCTCATGGTGGAGTG GTGGACTAAAGTACATGAGCTGCTGATTCAGCAGAGGATCAGGAAGGACATGCTGGCCCAGGCTGTCAGGGAATCCAGCGCTATGCTCAG GGAGGGCTACAAAGTGTTTTTTGACCGTCTGACGGAGCAGCAGGTCCCTCTGTTGATCTTCTCGGCTGGTGTTGGAGACGTCTTGGAGGAGGTGATTCGACAGAACCACGTCTTCCTTCCCAATGTCCATATCATCTCCAACTACATGGACTTTGACCAGACT GGGGTCCTGCGAGCCTTTAAAGGCCAACTGATCCACACCTTCAACAAAAGGGAAGGTGCTCTGTCACATGCAGCTGGcctcagggcgctgcagggtcGACCCAacgtgctgctgctgggagaCTCTTTAGGAGACCTGACCATGGCTGACGGCGTTTCTGAGCACCAGAACCTCCTCACCATCGGCTTCCTCAACGACCAG GTAGACGAGAGAAAAGAGTCGTACATCAACTCCTTTGACATCGTGCTGGTGAAGGACGAGACGATGGACGTTCCCAATGCCATCCTCCGATACATTACCTCATCACGGTACAGGAAGTAA